The following coding sequences lie in one Anguilla rostrata isolate EN2019 chromosome 8, ASM1855537v3, whole genome shotgun sequence genomic window:
- the galnt12 gene encoding polypeptide N-acetylgalactosaminyltransferase 12: MALFGRRNRSKLILCILAAFLVGYLIFHRNNAKEVGVASRRRVPTVGYPEDNELLKRPVYEKPPLDMSALGEMGRAVKLNLNGDEKRKEEESIAKHQINTYVSDKISLHRRLSERWNPLCRDLKYSYASLPSTSVVIAFYNEAWSTLLRTVHSVLETSPDVLLREVILVDDYSDRDHLKQRLEDYVSGLRKVRLIRARKREGLVRARLLGASIATGDVLTFLDCHCECHEGWLEPLLHRIKEEETAVVCPVIDVIDWNTFQYLGNPGEPQIGGFDWRLVFTWHSVPEYEQKRRKSPTDVIRSPTMAGGLFAVSKTYFQYLGTYDTGMEVWGGENLEFSFRIWQCGGSLEIHPCSHVGHVFPKKAPYSRSKALANSVRAAEVWMDGYKELYYHRNPHARLEAYGDVKDRRKLREKLGCKDFKWFLENVYPDIQVPEDRPGMFGMLKNRGMENYCFDYNPPDENKVVGHRIILYPCHGMGQNQFFEYSSDHEVRFNTRQPGGCAAAEPGSGYLTLRPCRVPQQAVPEDQKFVLREDGSFFNAQTKQCVEAVVKSDNGSPAPALRPCSGSAHQMWFFEERS; this comes from the exons ATGGCACTATTTGGGCGACGGAACCGGTCAAAGTTGATACTTTGTATTCTTGCCGCTTTTCTTGTCGGCTACTTAATCTTTCACAGAAACAATGCAAAAGAAGTCGGAGTGGCGAGTAGACGAAGAGTGCCAACTGTTGGATATCCAGAGGACAATGAACTGTTAAAAAGACCGGTTTATGAAAAACCACCGTTGGATATGAGTGCTCTGGGTGAGATGGGAAGAGCTGTAAAACTCAACTTGAACGGGGacgagaaaagaaaagaagaggaaaGCATAGCGAAGCATCAAATTAATACCTATGTGAGCGATAAGATATCCCTTCACCGCAGGTTATCTGAAAGATGGAATCCACT CTGCCGAGACCTGAAGTACAGCTACGCGAGCCTCCCGTCTACTTCGGTGGTGATCGCCTTCTACAACGAGGCGTGGTCCACACTGCTGCGGACCGTTCACAGCGTCCTGGAGACCTCGCCCGACGTCCTGCTCCGGGAGGTCATCCTCGTCGACGACTACAGCGACAGAG ATCACCTGAAGCAGCGGCTGGAGGACTACGTCTCGGGCCTGCGGAAGGTGCGCCTGATCCGTGCGCGCAAGCGGGAGGGCCTGGTGCGCGCGCGGCTCCTCGGGGCGTCCATCGCCACCGGCGACGTGCTCACCTTCCTGGACTGCCACTGCGAGTGCCACGAGGGCTGGCTGGAGCCGCTGCTGCACAG AATTAAGGAAGAGGAGACGGCGGTGGTGTGTCCCGTCATCGACGTCATCGACTGGAACACCTTCCAGTACCTGGGGAACCCTGGGGAGCCCCAGATCGGGGGGTTCGACTGGAGGCTGGTCTTCACCTGGCACAGCGTTCCGGAGTACGAGCAGAAGAGGCGGAAGTCTCCCACCGATGTCAtcag GTCTCCCACCATGGCCGGAGGTCTGTTCGCGGTCAGCAAGACCTACTTCCAGTACCTGGGCACCTACGACACGGGGATGGAGGTGTGGGGCGGAGAGAACCTGGAGTTCTCTTTCAGG ATCTGGCAGTGCGGGGGCAGCCTGGAGATCCACCCCTGCTCCCACGTGGGGCACGTCTTCCCGAAAAAGGCCCCCTACTCCCGCAGCAAGGCCCTGGCCAACAGCGTGCGTGCCGCCGAGGTCTGGATGGACGGCTACAAGGAGCTGTACTACCATCGCAACCCCCACGCCCGCCTG GAGGCCTACGGAGACGTGAAGGACCGGCGGAAACTCAGAGAGAAGTTGGGCTGCAAGGACTTCAAGTGGTTCCTGGAGAACGTCTATCCCGACATTCAGGTCCCCGAGGACCGGCCTGGGATGTTTGGGAtg CTAAAGAACAGAGGGATGGAAAACTACTGCTTCGACTACAACCCGCCAGATGAGAACAAAGTAGTGGGTCACCGGATCATTCTGTACCCGTGCCATGGCATGGGACAGAACCAG ttcTTCGAGTACTCCTCGGACCACGAGGTGCGCTTCAACACGCGGCAGCCGGGGGGCTGCGCGGCGGCGGAGCCCGGCTCCGGGTACCTCACCCTGCGCCCGTGCCGGGTGCCCCAGCAGGCCGTGCCGGAGGACCAGAAGTTCGTCCTCAGAGAG gATGGGTCCTTCTTCAACGCGCAGACGAAGCAGTGCGTAGAGGCGGTGGTGAAGTCTGACAACGgcagccccgccccggcccTCCGACCCTGCTCCGGCTCCGCCCACCAAATGTGGTTCTTCGAGGAGCGGTCGTAA